The Drosophila sulfurigaster albostrigata strain 15112-1811.04 chromosome 3, ASM2355843v2, whole genome shotgun sequence genomic sequence AAACGTCGATTATTAGGGCAAAAGAATGCCAAAGTACTTGGTATTATCTATAGAAATCCATCTAGTAATTTGTTATGCCTGCCATGCAATTATGGCCATATAACTGACGTGACAAACGTGAATACACATTTGGTTGGCCAACGAGGCGTTACCAATGCAATCgaattgctttatttgtttGACCAAGTTTCGCAGATGCAAACGCCAAACAAATTAGTTGCGATATTTGACTTTTCTGGGTTAATCAGTTGCAGTGCATATAGCTCGTATATCAAATGACATGCCCTTTAACTACTCCCAACTGGGGACCACAATGTGTGTCCGCCCCTCGGCCCCTTTTGTGGCTTCTCCATCTCCAATTATAAATcatatgcaaacaaaaagattttctatttgcaatttgcatgagcctaatttgaaaattgctcATTGCGCATTGAAACCTATAAACCGAAACCGCACACAACAAACTAAACGCCATTGAATAGCACCAAATTGGGAGGTTGTGTCCCAGTTGCATTTAGGGGCGGGGCGGGGTTCGTTGTGCAGTAGACACAGTTATTCGGACAATATTACGAGTAGTACTAGATCTCACATTGGATGATCCAGATTCGCTAAGTGCAAGCCAATTGAAAAAGATTCTCGACTCGTCGCGTCGTATTGTAAATATTCTCTGAGCTAGCTTAGTTAGTTGCACAGACTATTAAGTAAATGTGGATGCACTGCAGTCAATGTCAAAGGCTGTTTCCATGGAGGGTGCATTATATTTATAGCAATTTAGATATAGAATTGAGAAGTAGTGCCAAATGGATTTGCTTCTctgtattatatatagtatatttcctACTATACGAGATAAGATTGATATAATAACACTATGttgcaataaatatacttaaatattattaatattaggaagaaattaaagaaaaaggtagaaaaaaagcaaaaaaaaaaaataacgaaagtgagaaatactttaaattataatcaCAATTCACATAAATAAGGAGGAGCTACTTcgatttggtataattttcaaattgtggtattttttgtatttggtaaataaaaggcaaaaatcTCCAATagatagcaacaacaaattattatatttaactttaacCATCATATAATGGCAAAGTActtagtttataaatttagcgtgcatattattatttttcaagaTAATAGCAGGTTGTAAAAGGCGACCTATAAAAGCGTTATAAACATTGTAAATTAAAGGGGTTATAAATTGGGTAAATGTGATGTTTGCAGGACATGAATTTGGTCAGTTGCGAGCGATGTGCCAGTTTTTTAgcgtttattaatttgcatgtCAGTACAGCGTTAAGATACCCTGCAAATTGAAGCAATAGGCAATATTGAAAGTCGATgaaaatatatctttaaattatagtatttatttattatttttatgtgtatgttaaaacattttattttgatttaacttttattagtTTAATAAGAACTCTTTTTGTGAGATAACTTCTAGTCGTTGTTAGCTTGTTGTGATTAGAGTTTCGTTGTGGCTCAGTgcacattatttatttgaatgtctttgtttgtttggcaaataaaaaagcaaagcaaagaagaataaaataaatttgaatgtatttatgtgtgtcAACAATGAACAATTTGCAGTAACAGCAAATGCACGccaagtatgtgtgtgtgtgtgtgtgtgtactagTTGAGTGGCCTGCTTAAAGTGTAGCCCGAGTAACCCAACTGAACGGAGACACGCAGCTAAACCCGGTCAACTAGTCAACTAGTggattaatttgcataattgctCATAAAACGAAGCACACGCCGCGCGTTACGCatgtaaacacacacactcacacagacacattcgCACatccacacccacacacccacacacacctATAGCATAGATAATAATACAGTATGGACGTCTAGTTAATATAACATCCTATCCGTCTCTGCATCCTCTTGACCCCGTCCGCCATTCAGCCACCATTGTACATCATCACGCCCACTTATCGACGACCCGAGCAACTGGCAGAGCTGACACGACTCGGCTACACGCTGAAGCATGTTGTCAACCTGCTCTGGCTGGTGATTGAGGATGCCAACAGGACGAACCCATTGGTGGCGCACACCCTGGATCGCATTGGCGTGCCCTACGAGTACCTAGTGGGTGAGTATCGTCACTCTTAACCCCCTTTGCTTTATGGAGTACCTCTCTCATACCTCGCTACATTCCCTCGCCTCTGCAGCGCCCATGCCCGAGCAGTACAAACTGACGAAGCGTGCCAAGCCCCGTGGTGTCTCGAATCGGAATCGAGGACTCGATTATCTGCGAGCCAATGCCACCGAGGGTGTACTCTACTTTGCCGACGACGATAACACCTATGACATTAACATATTCGAGCAGGTGAGTAACGTCACAGCAGTGGTACTTGTGCACGTAGAGAAAAAATCAcgttgttttcatttgcaaagGCTTAAGACGAAAGAATTATTAAGGAAGGAAGAATACCAGCTCTTAAgcttgtttcaaaattttgcaacGCCCAATTCCGCCCCagtaaatcgataaaaatcgaataacaagcataacatacaataataaatagagTTTTTAAGATTCcatgaaaatttggttgcgatcagataaaaattgtagatgttgttaaagaaattcttttgtatggccAACATCGCTTTTATACTACGGATATgagttgttttggctgacaatctggtatattttgtatgtagtcctatataaatatacctaaaatagactttgttgtgtttttagtatttttgtggtatattaattaggtatattttaaaatgaataccacaTTATATTGGTTTTATTcgaaatgggtagcgggtatttcacattCAAGcatatttgacatattttcttagttgttttatatgaatttgaattttctagAACTCAACTTTGTATTGTACTAATAATTTgctttatgtttattaaatttctcttAAAATCATTTTACTTTGCGgccaatttatattttgaaagacAGTTATCAGCTTACTTGCTTTACACtattactataaatattacagTCCATTTGAAGCCCGTTAAGTGAGATTTAACCACTTTAATTGAAGTTGACATTTTTCAAACAATATTTCATGCAGCAAACAAGATTTCTTAACACAAAATCCcaagaatattaaattcttaaagtaCACTTTTTCCGCTGTCTTTTGAATCTCATTTGTTAACCCTATcttatcataataatatacttttattCTCACTTGACAGATGCGCTATACCAAAAAGGTGTCCATGTGGCCAGTGGGTCTGGTCACCAAGACTGGCGTCAGCAGTCCCATCATACGTGAGGGCAAGCTGGAGGGCTACTACGATGGCTGGATCGGTGGTCGCAAGTATCCCGTCGATATGGCAGGCTTCGCTGTGAGCGTCAAGTTTCTGCACGAGCGACCGCAAGCCAAGATGCCCTTTAAACCGGGCTATGAAGAGGATGGCTTTTTGCGCAGCCTGGCTCCTTTGGACAATGCCGAAATTGAGCTGCTTGCCGATGAGTGCAGAGAGGTGAGAACTTATCCCACGTTTAACCCACGAAAGTATGCcactaaaatttaatttttatctcTTCATTAGATACTCACTTGGCACACGCAGACGAAAAAGAATTCTCCCGCATTGCCGCTGAATATGACGCGATATGGACACACGAATTTGGCGTTTATTGAGAAGCTGCTGGTGCGGCCATAAGGCGTACAATGAAGAGGGCTGCTGGTTTTGGTCCAAACTCTATAGTTAGTATTAGATAGGTATTAACGATGAATGGTAACGATTGCCATTACAAAATGCGATGGTGTATGGCAGGCGAGTGAGCTCACAAAGTGTCCGTGACTTTAACCAAGTTGTACAGGTACAATTCGGAGTTGAAGTCGTTTCAATGTACCGACTATCATTAGTGTTGCACAACGTAATCACCGTTACAGTTAGTTGCAATTAGTTAGGCTCTAAGCGCACACGTTTATACGACATTCGAGTATTAATCtactatatatttgtaattactAATCACGAATCACAAGATGAGCACTGTTTGACCCCAGGccggcatcatcatcattatcattatgatTATCATTAATTAGCATTAGCATCAGTCATCATATCATGATCATTGACAGTCGCACAGTGTATACCTTTAAGTATTGTACATTACAAATATGATATTGTCCTGAATATGCATATATTCAcacctacatatatatacatacatatattttgt encodes the following:
- the LOC133844508 gene encoding galactosylgalactosylxylosylprotein 3-beta-glucuronosyltransferase P isoform X1, with amino-acid sequence MLLPQAKEVKLNGSGVSNNNSNNKMALGKSIKMYLTIFVATTCVYMVLYQYHMSRQPLATNEVIKHTDKSSSSPLSSSFIASYLWSPAASVNTTAMGHGQGEGQIQRQRQRQGPIQLHAPNATDIAASTSASMAASAMSFLSTVSLPLTLSSSSSSSSSDAKSIITRTTTTTRTAPALTSTTTTAATTTTSTTRTTTTTTRTTQKRLVTSGHAQNAMGTADGGVAHKTRSTFIAVSEPPPLYIITPTYRRPEQLAELTRLGYTLKHVVNLLWLVIEDANRTNPLVAHTLDRIGVPYEYLVAPMPEQYKLTKRAKPRGVSNRNRGLDYLRANATEGVLYFADDDNTYDINIFEQMRYTKKVSMWPVGLVTKTGVSSPIIREGKLEGYYDGWIGGRKYPVDMAGFAVSVKFLHERPQAKMPFKPGYEEDGFLRSLAPLDNAEIELLADECREILTWHTQTKKNSPALPLNMTRYGHTNLAFIEKLLVRP
- the LOC133844508 gene encoding galactosylgalactosylxylosylprotein 3-beta-glucuronosyltransferase P isoform X2 encodes the protein MLLPQAKEVKLNGSGVSNNNSNNKMALGKSIKMYLTIFVATTCVYMVLYQYHMSRQPLATNEVIKPPLYIITPTYRRPEQLAELTRLGYTLKHVVNLLWLVIEDANRTNPLVAHTLDRIGVPYEYLVAPMPEQYKLTKRAKPRGVSNRNRGLDYLRANATEGVLYFADDDNTYDINIFEQMRYTKKVSMWPVGLVTKTGVSSPIIREGKLEGYYDGWIGGRKYPVDMAGFAVSVKFLHERPQAKMPFKPGYEEDGFLRSLAPLDNAEIELLADECREILTWHTQTKKNSPALPLNMTRYGHTNLAFIEKLLVRP